A single window of Metallosphaera hakonensis JCM 8857 = DSM 7519 DNA harbors:
- a CDS encoding ArsR/SmtB family transcription factor: MMRKLDEVVNGKGWDTRRKILEVILQEPTTAYNLAKRLGINYSTVRYHLDLLEKTGLVSHRNYGSKQIYTATRSGQMYVGKVSEPLKVI, translated from the coding sequence ATGATGCGAAAACTAGATGAAGTTGTGAATGGAAAAGGATGGGATACAAGGAGAAAAATACTAGAGGTTATACTCCAGGAACCAACAACGGCATACAATTTGGCAAAAAGATTGGGTATTAATTATTCTACGGTGAGATACCACCTTGATCTTTTGGAAAAAACAGGCCTAGTCAGTCATAGGAACTACGGATCTAAGCAAATTTACACTGCCACTAGGAGCGGACAAATGTATGTGGGTAAGGTGTCTGAACCTCTGAAAGTAATTTAA
- a CDS encoding NUDIX hydrolase, producing MKVFSGRKFEVHVDKVVLPNHRERTVEYVKHRGSVVLIPMLHEDEIVMIYQYRPVIGKWIYELPAGTMEEGEDPLATAKRELIEETGYEATSLTELLSFYPSPGITNEIMHIYLARDLRYVGAKPEEYEVIEVKPMKFNEIESLIMDGTIQDGKTVLGILYLKNKGIPNL from the coding sequence ATGAAAGTCTTCTCTGGAAGGAAATTTGAGGTTCATGTGGACAAGGTTGTCCTTCCTAACCACAGAGAGAGAACAGTTGAATATGTGAAGCACAGGGGTTCGGTCGTTCTTATACCAATGTTACATGAAGACGAAATAGTGATGATATATCAGTATAGACCTGTGATAGGAAAATGGATCTATGAGCTACCTGCAGGTACCATGGAAGAGGGAGAGGACCCTTTAGCCACCGCTAAGAGAGAGCTGATTGAGGAAACAGGATATGAGGCTACTTCCCTAACGGAGTTGCTTTCGTTCTATCCTTCGCCTGGGATAACCAACGAGATAATGCATATCTATCTGGCGAGGGACCTCCGATACGTTGGAGCTAAACCAGAGGAATATGAGGTTATAGAGGTTAAACCCATGAAATTTAACGAAATTGAGAGCCTTATAATGGACGGGACTATTCAAGATGGAAAGACCGTCCTTGGCATACTCTATCTCAAGAATAAAGGAATTCCAAATCTGTGA
- a CDS encoding NAD+ synthase: MQENLSIKGYLDLDYGEVSRFLVEKLRDYIKESGKKGGVVGVSGGVDSAVTAALLTRATANFHFLIMPSRSTPSTDIEDALLLTEMLNGKGKTTTIWIDDLVDRFSKLTEVDDRLIQGNIKARTRMILLYAVAQKLDYLVVGTGDKSELLLGYFTKYGDGGVDVLPIGDLFKTQVRKLGEYLNLPANIVKKPSSPALWEGQKAEDELGVRYEVADPILYLIEKGRTEREISAELGVDLGLVAKIKEMIRKSEHKRMPPTIFKLPV; the protein is encoded by the coding sequence ATGCAGGAAAACCTGTCGATTAAGGGCTATTTGGATTTAGACTATGGTGAGGTATCGAGGTTCCTTGTTGAGAAGTTAAGGGATTACATCAAGGAAAGCGGTAAAAAGGGAGGAGTAGTTGGAGTGAGTGGAGGAGTTGATTCAGCAGTTACTGCAGCACTATTAACTAGGGCCACCGCGAACTTCCATTTCTTAATAATGCCGTCCAGAAGCACTCCCTCAACGGACATCGAAGACGCTCTACTCCTCACTGAAATGCTCAATGGAAAAGGGAAAACTACAACGATCTGGATAGATGATTTAGTGGATAGGTTCTCTAAACTTACCGAGGTGGATGACAGACTCATTCAGGGGAATATCAAGGCTAGGACTAGGATGATACTGCTTTACGCCGTAGCCCAAAAATTGGATTACCTTGTAGTGGGGACCGGTGACAAATCAGAGCTCCTGTTGGGCTACTTTACCAAGTATGGAGACGGTGGGGTTGACGTTTTACCAATAGGGGATTTATTCAAGACCCAGGTCAGAAAACTTGGCGAGTATCTTAACCTTCCCGCTAACATAGTCAAAAAACCCAGCTCTCCTGCACTTTGGGAGGGACAGAAAGCCGAGGACGAGTTGGGGGTAAGATATGAGGTAGCGGATCCAATACTATATTTAATAGAGAAAGGTAGGACTGAGCGGGAAATCTCGGCAGAATTGGGTGTGGACTTAGGTCTAGTTGCAAAAATAAAGGAAATGATAAGGAAGTCTGAACATAAGAGAATGCCCCCAACCATCTTTAAATTGCCTGTATAA
- a CDS encoding nucleoside-triphosphatase has protein sequence MKEYSDKLLRTPRILVTGKPGIGKTSLIKDISKEINKIRIGGFYTEEIRRNGTRVGFKFVSFSGESRLLASIEPIGKLKVGKYYLVESLDILGEVKEDIMKADMIIMDEIGPMELKIGELREIIYEGLALEKFVLATVHRSVRLEGKLYELDRFNTQKIKSEILQLIKEYFGSR, from the coding sequence ATGAAAGAGTATTCTGACAAGTTATTGAGGACTCCTAGAATCCTTGTTACTGGTAAGCCTGGAATAGGTAAGACCAGCCTCATTAAGGACATTTCGAAGGAAATCAACAAGATTAGGATAGGTGGTTTCTACACTGAGGAGATAAGACGTAATGGCACAAGGGTGGGATTTAAATTTGTTAGCTTTAGCGGAGAGTCTCGTTTACTCGCAAGCATTGAACCCATAGGTAAATTAAAAGTAGGAAAATACTACCTAGTCGAATCCTTGGATATTTTGGGTGAAGTGAAAGAGGACATCATGAAAGCTGACATGATAATTATGGATGAGATCGGTCCCATGGAACTGAAGATAGGGGAGCTGAGAGAGATCATATACGAGGGATTAGCCCTTGAGAAATTTGTCCTGGCGACAGTTCATAGATCCGTTAGGTTAGAAGGGAAACTGTACGAACTTGATAGATTTAACACGCAAAAGATAAAATCTGAGATTCTACAGCTCATTAAAGAATATTTCGGATCCAGATGA
- a CDS encoding lysine exporter LysO family protein — protein sequence MNFSVVFMLIYAVFLVVGKISKRAFPKIGDLIVLVLIFSISLWGGAQISGNSLTSVLLDSLLFSLLVVLITFGVGLVFKKSAYVRDRTSLVYTQLKYGAPLVLGLIAGLIIRPSLNFSEIINYELFALAAIIGLNMGSEIKFRAIFRVTKDALLTLIVVIVGGVISAFLLFFVGAIPSLKLAMVMFLGAGWYSYTGPIVSAYFGPVYGVEAFLVNFLREQLAFLFVPLLIRAKPNPYSAIAIGGATSMDTTLGMYSSIFSGEYSVSAMMSGAILTLIIPIILPLILVT from the coding sequence ATGAACTTCTCAGTAGTTTTCATGCTGATTTACGCTGTGTTCCTAGTAGTGGGGAAGATCTCAAAGAGGGCTTTCCCAAAAATCGGAGACTTAATAGTGCTTGTCCTAATTTTCTCCATTTCCTTATGGGGAGGCGCTCAAATCTCTGGAAACTCGCTTACCTCAGTTCTCTTAGACTCACTTCTTTTCTCATTACTTGTGGTGTTAATTACGTTCGGCGTAGGGCTTGTATTCAAGAAGAGCGCGTATGTTAGGGATAGGACAAGTCTCGTTTATACACAACTAAAATATGGTGCTCCACTTGTGTTAGGTCTAATAGCTGGATTGATTATCAGACCTTCGTTAAATTTCTCTGAAATAATAAATTATGAACTCTTTGCTTTGGCAGCCATCATAGGACTTAACATGGGGAGTGAAATTAAGTTCCGAGCCATATTTAGGGTCACCAAGGACGCACTTCTAACCTTGATTGTTGTGATAGTGGGAGGCGTTATTAGCGCATTCCTTCTCTTCTTTGTAGGGGCCATACCTAGCTTGAAACTCGCCATGGTTATGTTTCTTGGCGCCGGTTGGTATAGCTATACTGGACCCATAGTATCAGCCTACTTTGGTCCAGTCTATGGTGTAGAGGCGTTTCTAGTGAACTTCTTGAGAGAGCAGTTAGCTTTCCTCTTCGTACCTCTATTGATTAGGGCCAAACCCAATCCCTATTCTGCTATTGCAATAGGAGGCGCTACATCCATGGATACTACGCTGGGTATGTACTCCTCGATTTTCAGTGGAGAATATTCCGTCAGCGCTATGATGAGCGGGGCCATCCTCACTTTGATAATTCCCATAATTCTTCCGTTAATTTTAGTAACTTAG
- a CDS encoding class I SAM-dependent methyltransferase yields MTNESFKKIFESDFYINEMVKVWEEGKRWADWVNELSSRFNLGRKVLDVPCGIGRVSYYLAQEKFDVTGLDISERMLDMAKKNVPSAKFLKGDMRMLEKTIGDEKYDIVVNLFNSLGYYSEEDDMDILVSIKNVTKGVAVINIDNRDYVIFNMPETRYSYIPPYMVVDNSRFDPLSSRVETVRKYLDSRGNEVGSLEYSQRYYSLHEIAKMAKRAGFKLLDIYSGYSWKPFDIGDPQMTIVLSPVR; encoded by the coding sequence ATGACGAATGAGTCTTTCAAAAAGATATTCGAATCAGATTTCTACATCAACGAAATGGTTAAGGTTTGGGAGGAGGGGAAAAGGTGGGCTGATTGGGTTAACGAGTTATCAAGCCGTTTCAATTTAGGGAGAAAGGTCCTAGATGTTCCCTGTGGTATTGGCAGGGTGAGCTATTATCTTGCCCAGGAGAAATTTGATGTAACAGGTTTAGACATATCTGAGAGAATGCTTGATATGGCGAAGAAGAACGTCCCAAGTGCCAAATTTCTAAAGGGAGACATGAGGATGTTGGAGAAGACTATTGGGGATGAGAAATACGACATAGTCGTAAACCTATTCAATAGCCTAGGCTACTACAGCGAGGAGGACGATATGGATATCTTAGTCTCCATTAAGAACGTAACCAAAGGGGTCGCAGTAATCAATATAGACAACAGGGACTACGTAATCTTCAACATGCCGGAGACAAGATACTCGTATATACCACCGTACATGGTTGTGGACAATTCTAGGTTCGATCCCCTCTCGTCCAGAGTGGAAACCGTTCGCAAGTATCTGGATAGTAGAGGGAATGAAGTGGGCTCGCTGGAGTATAGCCAAAGATATTACAGCCTCCATGAAATAGCGAAGATGGCTAAAAGGGCCGGGTTCAAGTTATTGGATATCTACTCCGGCTACTCTTGGAAACCCTTTGATATAGGAGATCCGCAAATGACTATTGTTCTGTCCCCGGTTAGGTAA
- a CDS encoding PadR family transcriptional regulator → MPYKETPKMMIIRGLMQVIVVYILCRYGDMYGYQIKLKIEEMHKKKIPHGVIYTTLKRMVRNGLLSTYVKDEKTFYRVTPDGRDFLRNHLHILDNIQTIVDEILTFCRTDSQK, encoded by the coding sequence TTGCCATATAAGGAAACGCCAAAAATGATGATTATAAGGGGTCTAATGCAGGTTATTGTTGTATATATATTGTGTAGATATGGCGATATGTACGGATATCAGATAAAATTAAAAATAGAAGAGATGCATAAAAAGAAAATACCTCATGGCGTAATCTACACTACTCTAAAAAGGATGGTAAGAAATGGATTACTCTCCACGTACGTGAAAGATGAAAAGACTTTCTATAGGGTTACTCCCGATGGAAGGGATTTTCTTAGAAATCATCTACATATTCTCGATAATATTCAGACTATAGTTGACGAAATATTGACTTTTTGTAGGACAGATTCCCAAAAATAA
- a CDS encoding chlorite dismutase family protein produces MQVSSLKFFPQWWSLSKGERSKILSVVKELEDEKQREFISLKRYASLNRSTSLVYWLSSEGTSQLIKFRSSLLSALRGYADEEILLVSIFRPSPYTKGNFNPKEVLGSPPLRYFVAYPMKKDVEWYLLPFSEREEIMREHIKVAKEHPGNQGIRSYTTYSFGIADYEFVVLYEIPSIPEWIQVVESLREVRARKWITKEEPLVTGELTDLEFLYS; encoded by the coding sequence ATGCAGGTCTCATCTCTAAAATTCTTCCCCCAATGGTGGTCTCTAAGCAAGGGGGAAAGATCTAAGATTTTAAGTGTGGTGAAAGAGCTAGAGGACGAGAAGCAGAGAGAATTCATTTCGCTCAAGAGATATGCCTCTCTTAATCGGTCTACATCGCTAGTGTACTGGTTGTCTAGTGAGGGCACATCTCAATTGATCAAATTCAGGTCGTCGTTGTTGTCTGCCTTGAGAGGATATGCGGACGAGGAAATTCTCCTGGTTTCGATATTTAGACCCTCTCCCTATACCAAAGGAAATTTCAATCCAAAGGAAGTTTTAGGTTCTCCTCCCCTGAGATATTTCGTTGCTTATCCCATGAAAAAAGACGTTGAATGGTACCTTTTGCCTTTTAGTGAGAGGGAGGAAATAATGCGTGAACACATAAAGGTAGCAAAGGAACACCCGGGAAATCAAGGAATCAGGTCCTACACAACGTATTCTTTTGGAATTGCGGATTACGAATTCGTGGTACTTTACGAAATACCGTCAATTCCGGAATGGATCCAAGTGGTAGAGTCACTGAGGGAGGTGAGGGCGAGAAAGTGGATAACCAAGGAGGAACCTCTAGTAACTGGAGAGCTCACAGATTTGGAATTCCTTTATTCTTGA
- the msrA gene encoding peptide-methionine (S)-S-oxide reductase MsrA: MNKTIEVATLGGGCFWCTEAVFSRVKGVLKVVPGYSGGWVENPTYEEVCSDTTGHAEVVQITFDPEIITYRTLLEIFFDIHDPTTKDRQGNDVGSQYRSIILYHNEEQRRIALDMIEELNRTKFNGKIVTEVVPFKAFYEAEDYHHNFYDRNRNYPYCRIIISPKVRKLMKSYPSMVKLE, encoded by the coding sequence GTGAACAAGACTATTGAAGTTGCTACTCTGGGTGGAGGATGCTTCTGGTGTACTGAAGCTGTATTCTCTAGGGTTAAAGGAGTTCTCAAGGTAGTCCCAGGATATTCCGGCGGATGGGTGGAAAATCCTACCTATGAGGAAGTATGCTCCGATACCACTGGTCACGCTGAGGTTGTCCAGATAACCTTCGATCCTGAGATAATTACCTACAGGACACTCCTAGAGATCTTCTTCGACATCCATGATCCAACAACAAAGGATAGACAGGGCAACGATGTTGGGAGCCAGTACAGGTCTATTATCCTTTATCACAATGAGGAACAAAGAAGAATAGCTCTTGATATGATTGAGGAACTAAATCGCACTAAATTTAATGGTAAAATAGTGACCGAAGTGGTTCCATTTAAAGCGTTTTATGAAGCAGAGGACTATCACCACAATTTCTATGATAGAAATAGAAACTATCCCTACTGTAGGATAATTATAAGTCCGAAAGTAAGGAAACTAATGAAGAGCTATCCAAGTATGGTTAAACTGGAGTAA
- the ilvD gene encoding dihydroxy-acid dehydratase — protein MTDKSRSNRVYGGYEKAPNRAFLKAMGLSDDDISKPLVGVAVAWNEAGPCNIHLLGLSQVVKEGIRELGGTPRTFTAPVLIDGIAMGSEGMKYSLVSREVIANTVELTVNGHGYDGFVALGGCDKTQPGLMMSMARLNIPSVYMYGGTTLPGNFKGKDIAIGDVYEAVGSFSAGKITADDLRLMEDNAIPGPGACGGLYTANTMAMLSEALGLSLPGSSAPPAVSSDRTKYAKETGRALMKVMEIGLKPRDILTFEAFENGITLLMATGGSTNGVLHLLAIAHEAGVSLTLDDFDRISRKVPEIVSMKPGGDYVMADLYRVGGAPLILKKLLDKGLLHGDVTTVTGKTMKQNLLEYRLPGVKHDHIVRDLDNPFLPTGGIRILKGSLAPEGSVVKVSASKIKYHRGPARVFDSEEEAFKNVIEEKIREGDVVVIRYEGPKGGPGMREMLAVTSAIVGQGLGEKVALVTDGRFSGATRGMMVGHVAPEAAVGGPIALLRDGDIVVIDAEKGRLDVELPETELKSRSKDWTPPEPRYKTGLLSQYAKLVTSSARGAVLV, from the coding sequence ATGACCGACAAATCTAGATCTAATAGGGTGTATGGTGGGTACGAGAAGGCACCCAATCGTGCGTTCTTGAAGGCCATGGGACTAAGCGACGATGACATCTCAAAACCCCTTGTCGGAGTTGCAGTAGCGTGGAATGAGGCTGGGCCCTGTAATATCCATTTGTTGGGCTTATCTCAGGTGGTTAAGGAAGGAATTAGGGAACTGGGTGGAACTCCGAGAACCTTTACGGCTCCAGTCCTGATAGACGGTATAGCCATGGGAAGTGAAGGAATGAAATATTCACTAGTGAGCAGGGAAGTGATAGCCAATACTGTTGAGCTAACCGTTAACGGTCATGGTTACGACGGTTTTGTGGCGCTGGGAGGATGCGACAAGACTCAACCTGGACTTATGATGTCGATGGCCAGGCTCAACATTCCCTCTGTTTACATGTACGGTGGAACTACTTTACCAGGGAACTTCAAGGGAAAGGACATAGCCATTGGGGACGTTTACGAGGCTGTAGGGTCTTTCTCAGCTGGGAAGATAACCGCTGATGACCTCAGGCTCATGGAAGACAATGCCATACCTGGACCTGGAGCTTGCGGAGGTCTCTACACAGCAAACACCATGGCCATGTTATCGGAGGCCCTAGGGCTTTCGCTTCCCGGAAGCTCCGCTCCCCCAGCAGTGAGCTCCGATAGGACCAAATACGCTAAGGAAACAGGGAGAGCCCTGATGAAAGTCATGGAAATAGGTCTGAAGCCCAGGGACATCCTCACTTTTGAGGCCTTTGAGAACGGGATAACACTACTTATGGCCACAGGTGGTTCCACGAATGGGGTACTTCACCTGCTTGCCATAGCTCATGAGGCCGGAGTCTCCCTTACGCTGGACGATTTCGACAGAATTAGCAGGAAGGTTCCAGAGATAGTGAGTATGAAACCTGGAGGGGATTACGTTATGGCTGATCTGTATAGAGTAGGTGGAGCTCCCCTTATACTTAAGAAACTCCTGGATAAGGGCTTGCTTCACGGAGACGTGACGACCGTAACGGGTAAAACAATGAAGCAGAACCTGTTGGAATACAGGCTCCCCGGCGTAAAGCATGACCACATAGTCAGAGATCTTGACAACCCGTTCCTCCCAACAGGTGGAATCAGAATTTTAAAAGGAAGTTTGGCTCCAGAGGGATCAGTTGTTAAAGTCTCGGCGTCGAAGATAAAATATCACAGGGGCCCTGCGAGAGTGTTTGACTCTGAGGAAGAAGCTTTCAAGAATGTCATTGAGGAGAAGATAAGGGAGGGCGATGTGGTAGTTATTAGATACGAAGGCCCGAAGGGCGGTCCTGGTATGAGGGAGATGCTTGCGGTCACTAGTGCCATTGTGGGTCAGGGATTGGGAGAGAAGGTGGCCTTAGTCACTGACGGTAGGTTCTCCGGTGCCACTAGGGGAATGATGGTGGGACACGTGGCGCCCGAGGCAGCAGTAGGAGGACCCATAGCTCTACTCAGGGATGGGGACATCGTGGTAATTGACGCTGAGAAGGGCAGGCTGGACGTAGAGTTGCCTGAGACTGAGCTGAAAAGTAGATCTAAGGATTGGACGCCTCCAGAGCCCAGGTACAAGACGGGCCTGCTATCTCAATACGCT